One window from the genome of Populus alba chromosome 15, ASM523922v2, whole genome shotgun sequence encodes:
- the LOC118057191 gene encoding probable plastid-lipid-associated protein 14, chloroplastic isoform X1 → MAATAAIYGVGFCSFSDNLSTKKLIKRRGNGSIIGVRSICSRREVGSVVRCSSSSKAVAPLESEGDGRRCVIEEEEEEGGGGDVMRFKMSDFKVLDRVSIGLGGRADEVVFEAIVKDSNSPLHNIKVVLRKLVSTQAKRRGMRAIEVLKKLVRRKLMYHSYSMQVYGYISSPTSGRGSFTLVHGYHGSFSLRHWLQQSDWLPTLEATLALDEDSVRRVGDDTVGGSAVSRQLRITRILMRDLLIGVNYLHSHGLAHTELRLENVHISPVDRHIKVGILGNAADFYEDGPNSSTMDNNMDRRQMMIAFDMRCVGFMMAKMVVRELMDPLIFLKFKSFLMKGNDPSCLREFLLQILSRNSPSGNVGLQILDRNWGAGWNLLSLLLATKPSKRISCLDALRHPFLCGPRWRVAPSMDIIRWGLGSTAVRITEEYIYKQPQRNRLSYFIELMEMLNAHSRPKNWLELLPGKWRLLYCTGRQIGLTLRQPSARVLIGDVYLTINRASKLNTSISFTSDIGFTVMNGRDWPHDKSGITGKLEVNSLFRLTSGRRLYLKEEKTSEKLSFGQPNNQDSLAQKLSAKKWRKLVPHKEFPSSLPVAKLVSADIEVTMSLGDNLNQNDVTPSNIVHELRVQVPPEMFDLSRLVCGTYVDSRLLVLRGVNGSALLFTRSMC, encoded by the exons ATGGCAGCGACGGCGGCAATATATGGAGTCGGATTCTGTTCTTTTTCTGATAATTTGTCGACGAAGAAACTGATTAAACGACGTGGTAATGGTAGTATCATCGGTGTGAGAAGTATTTGTTCTAGGAGAGAAGTAGGGTCGGTGGTGAGGTGTTCGTCGTCGAGTAAGGCCGTGGCTCCGTTGGAATCGGAAGGAGATGGAAGGAGATGTGTgattgaggaggaggaggaggaaggaggaggaggagatgttATGAGGTTCAAGATGTCTGATTTTAAGGTGCTTGATCGTGTCAGTATTGGCCTTGGTGGCCGG GCGGATGAGGTGGTTTTCGAAGCAATAGTGAAGGATTCTAATAG CCCTTTGCATAACATTAAAGTTGTGCTTAGGAAACTTGTCAGTACTCAAGCAAAACGTAGAGGAATGCGAGCAATAGAG GTATTGAAGAAGCTGGTTCGCCGTAAACTTATGTACCATTCTTATTCGATGCAAGTTTATGGTTATATTTCTTCACCTACTAGTGGCCGTGGTTCGTTTACTCTGGTACATGGG TATCATGGTAGTTTTTCTTTGAGACATTGGCTTCAACAATCAGATTGGCTTCCTACCTTGGAAGCCACTCTTGCATTGGATGAGGATTCTGTCAGGAGGGTGGGAGATGACACGGTTGGAGGATCTGCTGTCTCTCGGCAGTTGCGAATAACACGCATATTGATGAGGGATCTCTTGATTGGA GTGAACTACTTGCACAGTCATGGACTTGCGCATACAGAGTTGAGGCTGGAGAATGTGCATATAAGCCCAGTGGATAGGCATATTAAA GTAGGGATACTAGGGAACGCTGCTGACTTTTACGAggatggtccaaatagtagcaCAATGGACAACAACATGGACAGACGACAGATGATGATTGCATTTGACATGAG ATGTGTAGGATTTATGATGGCAAAAATGGTGGTGCGGGAACTCATGGATCCATTAATTTTCTTGAAGTTCAAATCATTCCTCATGAAG GGGAATGATCCTTCATGCTTGCGTGAATTTTTATTGCAAATCCTCAGTAGGAATTCTCCATCTGGAAATGTTGGACTCCAA ATACTCGATCGAAACTGGGGTGCCGGTTGGAACCTTTTATCCTTGTTATTGGCAACCAAACCTTCCAAAAGAATAAG TTGTTTGGATGCCCTCAGGCATCCATTTCTGTGTGGACCAAGATGGCGGGTGGCGCCATCCATGGATATCATCAGATGGGGTCTTGGCTCAACTGCAGTTCGAATTACAGAGGAATACATTTATAAGCAGCCCCAG CGTAATAGGCTTTCCTATTTTATCGAATTGATGGAGATGCTGAATGCTCATTCAAGGCCAAAG AACTGGTTGGAGTTGCTTCCAGGAAAATGGCGTCTATTATACTGTACTGGGAGACAAATAGGATTGACCCTTCGTCAGCCTTCTGCTCGTGTCCTGATTGGTGATGTTTATCTAACTATAAATAGAGCATCAAAACTAAATACTAGTATTTCCTTCACATCGGACATTGGCTTCACGGTCATGAATGGTCGAGACTGGCCTCATGACAAAAGTGGTATAACTGGGAAATTGGAAGTAAACTCTTTATTCCGGTTGACATCCGGGAGACGGTTGTATCTTAAGGAGGAAAAGACATCAGAGAAGCTATCCTTTGGGCAACCAAACAATCAAGATTCTTTAGCCCAGAAATTGTCAGCTAAAAAATGGAGGAAGCTTGTCCCGCATAAGGAGTTTCCATCGAGCCTTCCAGTGGCCAAACTTGTTTCAGCTGACATTGAGGTGACAATGAGTCTCGGGGACAACCttaatcaaaatgatgttaCACCAAGCAACATAGTTCATGAACTTCGCGTGCAAGTTCCACCTGAGATGTTTGATTTGTCTAGGCTCGTCTGTGGAACATATGTGGACTCCAGACTGCTAGTCCTGCGCGGGGTCAATGGATCAGCTCTCTTATTTACAAGATCTATGTGTTGA
- the LOC118057191 gene encoding probable plastid-lipid-associated protein 14, chloroplastic isoform X2 produces the protein MAATAAIYGVGFCSFSDNLSTKKLIKRRGNGSIIGVRSICSRREVGSVVRCSSSSKAVAPLESEGDGRRCVIEEEEEEGGGGDVMRFKMSDFKVLDRVSIGLGGRYHGSFSLRHWLQQSDWLPTLEATLALDEDSVRRVGDDTVGGSAVSRQLRITRILMRDLLIGVNYLHSHGLAHTELRLENVHISPVDRHIKVGILGNAADFYEDGPNSSTMDNNMDRRQMMIAFDMRCVGFMMAKMVVRELMDPLIFLKFKSFLMKGNDPSCLREFLLQILSRNSPSGNVGLQILDRNWGAGWNLLSLLLATKPSKRISCLDALRHPFLCGPRWRVAPSMDIIRWGLGSTAVRITEEYIYKQPQRNRLSYFIELMEMLNAHSRPKNWLELLPGKWRLLYCTGRQIGLTLRQPSARVLIGDVYLTINRASKLNTSISFTSDIGFTVMNGRDWPHDKSGITGKLEVNSLFRLTSGRRLYLKEEKTSEKLSFGQPNNQDSLAQKLSAKKWRKLVPHKEFPSSLPVAKLVSADIEVTMSLGDNLNQNDVTPSNIVHELRVQVPPEMFDLSRLVCGTYVDSRLLVLRGVNGSALLFTRSMC, from the exons ATGGCAGCGACGGCGGCAATATATGGAGTCGGATTCTGTTCTTTTTCTGATAATTTGTCGACGAAGAAACTGATTAAACGACGTGGTAATGGTAGTATCATCGGTGTGAGAAGTATTTGTTCTAGGAGAGAAGTAGGGTCGGTGGTGAGGTGTTCGTCGTCGAGTAAGGCCGTGGCTCCGTTGGAATCGGAAGGAGATGGAAGGAGATGTGTgattgaggaggaggaggaggaaggaggaggaggagatgttATGAGGTTCAAGATGTCTGATTTTAAGGTGCTTGATCGTGTCAGTATTGGCCTTGGTGGCCGG TATCATGGTAGTTTTTCTTTGAGACATTGGCTTCAACAATCAGATTGGCTTCCTACCTTGGAAGCCACTCTTGCATTGGATGAGGATTCTGTCAGGAGGGTGGGAGATGACACGGTTGGAGGATCTGCTGTCTCTCGGCAGTTGCGAATAACACGCATATTGATGAGGGATCTCTTGATTGGA GTGAACTACTTGCACAGTCATGGACTTGCGCATACAGAGTTGAGGCTGGAGAATGTGCATATAAGCCCAGTGGATAGGCATATTAAA GTAGGGATACTAGGGAACGCTGCTGACTTTTACGAggatggtccaaatagtagcaCAATGGACAACAACATGGACAGACGACAGATGATGATTGCATTTGACATGAG ATGTGTAGGATTTATGATGGCAAAAATGGTGGTGCGGGAACTCATGGATCCATTAATTTTCTTGAAGTTCAAATCATTCCTCATGAAG GGGAATGATCCTTCATGCTTGCGTGAATTTTTATTGCAAATCCTCAGTAGGAATTCTCCATCTGGAAATGTTGGACTCCAA ATACTCGATCGAAACTGGGGTGCCGGTTGGAACCTTTTATCCTTGTTATTGGCAACCAAACCTTCCAAAAGAATAAG TTGTTTGGATGCCCTCAGGCATCCATTTCTGTGTGGACCAAGATGGCGGGTGGCGCCATCCATGGATATCATCAGATGGGGTCTTGGCTCAACTGCAGTTCGAATTACAGAGGAATACATTTATAAGCAGCCCCAG CGTAATAGGCTTTCCTATTTTATCGAATTGATGGAGATGCTGAATGCTCATTCAAGGCCAAAG AACTGGTTGGAGTTGCTTCCAGGAAAATGGCGTCTATTATACTGTACTGGGAGACAAATAGGATTGACCCTTCGTCAGCCTTCTGCTCGTGTCCTGATTGGTGATGTTTATCTAACTATAAATAGAGCATCAAAACTAAATACTAGTATTTCCTTCACATCGGACATTGGCTTCACGGTCATGAATGGTCGAGACTGGCCTCATGACAAAAGTGGTATAACTGGGAAATTGGAAGTAAACTCTTTATTCCGGTTGACATCCGGGAGACGGTTGTATCTTAAGGAGGAAAAGACATCAGAGAAGCTATCCTTTGGGCAACCAAACAATCAAGATTCTTTAGCCCAGAAATTGTCAGCTAAAAAATGGAGGAAGCTTGTCCCGCATAAGGAGTTTCCATCGAGCCTTCCAGTGGCCAAACTTGTTTCAGCTGACATTGAGGTGACAATGAGTCTCGGGGACAACCttaatcaaaatgatgttaCACCAAGCAACATAGTTCATGAACTTCGCGTGCAAGTTCCACCTGAGATGTTTGATTTGTCTAGGCTCGTCTGTGGAACATATGTGGACTCCAGACTGCTAGTCCTGCGCGGGGTCAATGGATCAGCTCTCTTATTTACAAGATCTATGTGTTGA
- the LOC118057211 gene encoding splicing factor SF3a60 homolog — protein sequence MSSTLLEVTRASHEEVERLERLIVKDLQNEPANNKDRLFQSHRVRNMIENIISTTEKLVEIYEDKDNARKDEIAALGGQTATGTNVFSAFYDRLKEIREYHRRHPAARVVDANEDYEAMLKEEPVIEFTGEEAFGKYLDMHELYNQFNNLKFEKPIEYSTYLDIFSQPHNLPRKVKFTRQYREYMENLLEYLFYFFQRTEPLQDLDRILSKVTTEFEEQWENGMVQGWEKNVQENGHVPADHTVIDLDFYSTVEELKEVGPEKLKEALAALGLKSGGTIQQRAERLFLTKHTPLEKLDKKHFVKGSCASESNGGAVNSKEVVNSKEIALMETKMNKLCDLLDETIVRTKENVVKKQALTYDEMEAEREEEETQADTESDDEEQQIYNPLKLPMGWDGKPIPYWLYKLHGLGQELKCEICGNYSYWGRRAFERHFKEWRHQHGMRCLGIPNTKNFNEITSIEEAQELWKRIQARQGVNKWRPDLEEEYEDKEGNIYNKKTYTDLQRQGLI from the exons ATGTCGTCGACTCTATTAGAGGTGACTCGAGCCTCTCACGAGGAAGTAGAGAGACTCGAACGACTTATCGTTAAAGATCTCCAAAATGAACCAGCAAACAACAAGGACCGTCTTTTTCAAAGCCACCGTGTTCGTAACATGATCGAAAATATCATTTCCACTACTGAGAAACTC gttgagATTTATGAAGATAAAGATAATGCGAGGAAAGATGAGATTGCGGCGCTTGGTGGACAAACGGCGACTGGAACCAATGTGTTCAGTGCTTTTTATGATAGATTAAAAgag ATCCGTGAGTATCATAGAAGGCATCCAGCGGCGCGTGTGGTTGATGCTAATGAGGATTATGAGGCAATGCTTAAAGAGGAACCAGTTATTGAGTTTACTGGTGAG GAAGCATTTGGGAAATACTTAGACATGCATGAATTGTATAACCagttcaataatttaaaattcgaGAAGCCTATTGAATACTCTACTTACCTTGACATTTTCTCCCAACCACATAATTTACCCCGTAAAGTGAAGTTTACAAG GCAATACAGGGAATACATGGAGAATCtacttgaatatttattttattttttccagagGACAGAGCCCTTGCAAGATCTTGATAGGATTTTGTCAAag GTTACCACTGAATTTGAAGAGCAATGGGAAAATGGCATGGTACAAGGATGGGAAAAGAATGTTCAAGAAAATGGGCATGTGCCAGCTGATCATACTGTTATTGATCTTGATTTTTACAGCACTGTTGAGGAGCTTAAAGAAGTGGGCCCTGAAAAATTGAAGGAG GCATTGGCTGCATTGGGGCTCAAGAGTGGCGGTACCATTCAGCAGCGTGCTGAAAGGCTTTTTCTCACAAAG CATACACCTCTTGAAAAGTTGGACAAGAAACATTTTGTGAAAGGTTCATGTGCATCAGAATCGAATGGAGGTGCTGTGAACTCAAAGGAAGTTGTCAATTCAAAAGAAATTGCCCTGATGGAGACCAAAATGAATAAATTGTGTGATTTACTGGATGAG ACAATTGTACGGACAAAAGAAAATGTTGTGAAGAAGCAGGCTTTGACATATGATGAAATGGAAGCAGAACGTGAGGAG GAAGAGACACAGGCTGACACTGAAAGTGACGATGAAGAACAACAGATTTACAATCCCCTCAAGTTGCCAATGGGTTGGGATGGGAAGCCTATTCCTTACTGGCTGTATAAACTTCATGGTCTTGGTCAG GAACTTAAATGCGAGATATGTGGGAACTATAGTTACTGGGGTCGTAGAGCGTTTGAGCGGCATTTCAAGGAATGGCGTCATCAGCATGGAATGCGCTGCCTTGGCATCCCAAACACCAAGAACTTCAATGAGATCACATCGATCGAG gaagcACAGGAATTATGGAAGAGGATACAAGCGCGGCAAGGAGTGAACAAGTGGCGCCCAGATCTTGAGGAAGAATATGAAGATAAAGAGGGCAACATTTACAATAAAAAGACATATACTGATCTGCAGCGCcagggactgatttga
- the LOC118057225 gene encoding protein transport protein SFT2 isoform X1 produces the protein MWKLNQFIPDDDGEREESLLEEESDGICSLSPTQRMYAFAASLAAGLILMFLASKRDKLSASADHLAFVMLPLHLSHLSLIVFAKPIKFALLFTFGNVLAVGSTAFLIGPGRQLGMMFDPIRIYATVIYIGCVVLALIFALLIHSKILTVFAIIFEICALIWYGLSYIPFARRMVSSLMIRLFDTEL, from the exons ATGTGGAAGCTAAATCAGTTCATACCAGATGATGAtggggagagagaggagagtttaTTAGAAGAAGAATCAGATGGGATTTGTTCACTTTCTCCTACACag AGAATGTATGCATTTGCTGCTTCTTTGGCCGCTGGTTTGATTCTTATGTTTCTG GCATCTAAGAGGGACAAGTTGTCAGCATCTGCAGATCACTTGGCTTTTGTCATGCTTCCACTACATCTATCACACCTT TCCTTGATTGTCTTTGCCAAGCCTATCAAATTTGCACTATTGTTCACCTTTGGCAATGTGTTGGCAGTTGGAAG CACAGCCTTCCTCATTGGACCTGGGCGACAGTTAGGTATGATGTTTGACCCTATCCGCATATATGCAACAGTTATTTACATCGGATGTGTTGTTCTGGCCCTCATTTTTGCTCTCTTG ATTCATAGCAAGATTTTAACAGTGTTTGCAATCATATTCGAGATTTGTGCCCTTATCTG GTACGGTCTGAGCTATATTCCTTTTGCTCGGAGAATGGTGTCTAGTTTGATGATCCGGTTATTCGACACTGAGTTATAG
- the LOC118057225 gene encoding uncharacterized protein isoform X2 yields MWKLNQFIPDDDGEREESLLEEESDGICSLSPTQRMYAFAASLAAGLILMFLSLIVFAKPIKFALLFTFGNVLAVGSTAFLIGPGRQLGMMFDPIRIYATVIYIGCVVLALIFALLIHSKILTVFAIIFEICALIWYGLSYIPFARRMVSSLMIRLFDTEL; encoded by the exons ATGTGGAAGCTAAATCAGTTCATACCAGATGATGAtggggagagagaggagagtttaTTAGAAGAAGAATCAGATGGGATTTGTTCACTTTCTCCTACACag AGAATGTATGCATTTGCTGCTTCTTTGGCCGCTGGTTTGATTCTTATGTTTCTG TCCTTGATTGTCTTTGCCAAGCCTATCAAATTTGCACTATTGTTCACCTTTGGCAATGTGTTGGCAGTTGGAAG CACAGCCTTCCTCATTGGACCTGGGCGACAGTTAGGTATGATGTTTGACCCTATCCGCATATATGCAACAGTTATTTACATCGGATGTGTTGTTCTGGCCCTCATTTTTGCTCTCTTG ATTCATAGCAAGATTTTAACAGTGTTTGCAATCATATTCGAGATTTGTGCCCTTATCTG GTACGGTCTGAGCTATATTCCTTTTGCTCGGAGAATGGTGTCTAGTTTGATGATCCGGTTATTCGACACTGAGTTATAG